The proteins below are encoded in one region of Colletotrichum lupini chromosome 5, complete sequence:
- a CDS encoding extracellular sulfatase Sulf-2: MTNVRPNILFIMADDHASKAISAYGAGINHTPNIDRLAAEGMKFNHCYVTNSICTPSRAAILTGTHNHVNGVMTLNDNINKHLPNVAKHMRTGGYRTAMVGKWHLCEGRPHEPTGFDYWSVLPGQGDYWDPEFIEPAGEKVEDGYVTDIITDKCLDWISKTKNTDKPFFLMCHHKAPHRSWECDEKHKDLYKDPIRVPETYDDDYKNRAKAAKVAKMRVAGDMTYQDLGLVQPDGGNKVGERVVQEAGSAQRKIPVDAKRLIDKEDGTVFTFKSQDDLAHFKFQRYMQRYLRTIQSVDDNVGRMLDYLEENGLAENTIVIYTSDQGFFLGEHGWFDKRFMYEESFQMPFLIRYPAGIAKGSVCDDIICNVDFAPTFLDFANLHIPSYMQGESFRQLLEGNTPADWQQIAYHRYWMHNDIIHHAYAHYGVRDQRYKLIYWYNEPLEVSGARPGGERDKEWELFDCEKDPLELFNVYQDPAYAEKAKHMTRLLELKMEQIGDEPVHPRGVDTGGSGSYFDDSLWICTIKTSIVVVSDDLNRKSIIRTSQWHVGESWWRGGFDLPARVREVNRDKPLANSHNWLTKAHSWMSLPYPLLANPVPRTRKQTSSEKAESKPFLSSIHPPKSIPPACSNDSSDISCLLKLQLPWHRIIINFYYEVDNEVPGCQSFNNNMMDSFVGCFQAGPSTTRQTCSQCRWRKVKCEGGSELRCGTCARLGLDCSLAAIEEVGPDFHFGKQQLVSTKPRRLRGTRACKACREKKVRCSGTSPRCTNCARHARECTYPTPARSARASSPQSTSTEGDESCGVEVGQFLPGAVESFFEKVYPLPSHAFLHPETTRERCREGRIDSALAHAICALATLHCGSDLQTRDRATPWVQTAEQKIWQHLESPTIPRLQALLLVIHYQMETGKFQRAFMLTATAARFAAAMRLNHERPDLDFVAQEVRRRIMWSLKITERYFSVGLPEFEACPIETIYLQYPSDENDFSNDGDCGDGASYRLYVRLEITRRDIMKLTRGVTLCDQPFLPLTKLIGDFESDLGEIGSLLPDGTNFSMVNIGALEGDRWLRRRLFMHISFHQAHCDLYRILLSGYPEAAPRVVLEAVDMDYITMAEQNCLKHATAIIQILTSLNQHSTELLLLEFDTAICAYHATRLLLFIARAQRTPGCPSPEFALSRAALCLAALQRFFPSSALVKPIIDDMERLSRGHAPQEAGIGGLSSPEFQEGRRNLEQRLSEVAKARQRLAIHSLLRQADFTDEDEGDDYSSSIVGQWRQQVRDAYPAKEQSSYVRTTNILTEYELVALVTIPEYENSLFLVQVRNMMEPSRVESDIQATKKAVRGAEIDVSVRPHGVPVLWVDKNVHVRRRLMSPVDMTQQQGKHDDGSEEQVKNNINFEMAGKQKEINIVESPPRCKMKFSAVILFVASVAAVALDTDVPPALSQPGRRGVDCGACDRLNFCPGKPNNNVECELDGCCKKQRASDTHHGCRISNMWELGEVNVQMIKGLSNLISTTLPYPIQLFNQFICQL, encoded by the exons ATGACGAACGTTAGGCCCAACATCCTCTTTATCATGGCTGATGACCATGCCTCCAAAGCCATCAGCGCTTACGGAGCTGGCATCAACCACACTCCAAATATTGACCGGCTCGCAGCGGAGGGAATGAAGTTCAACCACTGTTATGTCACCAACTCCATTTGCACTCCGTCCCGCGCTGCCATTCTCACGGGTACCCACAACCATGTCAACGGCGTCATGACGCTGAACGACAACATCAACAAGCACTTGCCAAACGTCGCGAAGCACATGCGTACCGGCGGGTACAGGACGGCAATGGTCGGCAAGTGGCACTTGTGCGAAGGCAGACCACACGAGCCCACCGGCTTCGACTACTGGTCTGTCCTCCCCGGGCAGGGCGATTACTGGGACCCCGAGTTCATTGAGCCAGCGGGAGAAAAGGTTGAAGATGGCTACGTTACAGATATCATCACCGACAAGTGTCTCGACTGGATCTCCAAGACAAAAAACACCGACAAGCCCTTCTTCCTCATGTGCCACCACAAGGCTCCGCACCGCTCGTGGGAGTGCGACGAGAAGCACAAGGACCTATACAAAGACCCGATACGCGTTCCCGAGACATACGATGACGACTACAAGAACCGCGCAAAGGCTGCAAAGGTTGCAAAGATGCGTGTTGCAGGAGATATGACGTACCAGGACCTGGGCCTTGTGCAGCCAGACGGTGGTAACAAGGTCGGCGAGCGTGTCGTTCAGGAGGCGGGCTCTGCGCAGCGCAAGATTCCTGTTGATGCCAAGAGACTGATCGATAAGGAAGATGGGACAGTGTTCACCTTTAAGAGCCAGGACGACCTTGCTCATTTCAAGTTCCAGAGGTACATGCAGCGATACCTGCGAACCATCCAGTCTGTCGACGACAATGTCGGGCGAATGCTTGACTACCTCGAAGAAAACGGGCTTGCGGAGAACACCATTGTGATCTACACCTCAGACCAGGGCTTCTTCCTTGGTGAGCACGGATGGTTCGACAAGCGATTCATGTACGAGGAATCTTTCCAGATGCCCTTCCTCATTCGATACCCGGCGGGAATTGCCAAAGGCTCTGTTTGCGACGACATCATCTGCAATGTCGATTTTGCGCCTACCTTTCTCGATTTCGCAAACCTTCATATCCCAAGCTACATGCAAGGCGAATCTTTCCGGCAGTTACTGGAGGGGAACACACCAGCAGATTGGCAGCAGATTGCCTACCACCGGTACTGGATGCACAATGATATTATCCACCACGCCTATGCGCATTATGGCGTGAGAGACCAGCGATACAAACTCATCTACTGGTACAACGAGCCGTTAGAGGTTAGTGGCGCCAGGCCGGGCGGGGAGAGGGATAAGGAGTGGGAGTTGTTCGATTGCGAGAAGGATCCATTGGAGCTGTTCAATGTTTACCAGGACCCAGCTTACGCCGAGAAAGCGAAGCACATGACGAGATTGCTAGAGTTGAAGATGGAACAAATCGGCGATGAGCCAGTTCATCCCAGAGGTGTTGATACTGGCGG ATCAGGGTCATATTTCGATGATAGTCTCTGGATATGCACGATCAAGACTTCAATAGTTGTCGTATCGGATGACTTGAATCGAAAGTCAATTATTAGAACCTCGCAGTGGCATGTTGGAGAATCATGGTGGAGAGGTGGATTCGATCTCCCAGCAAGGGTTCGTGAAGTGAACAGGGATAAACCGCTCGCCAACTCCCATAATTGGCTCACCAAGGCCCATTCCTGGATGTCGTTACCCTATCCACTCCTCGC AAACCCGGTTCCGAGGACGAGGAAACAGACTTCGAGTGAGAAGGCGGAATCCAAACCTTTCCTATCGTCCATCCATCCCCCGAAATCCATCCCGCCGGCTTGCTCAAACGACTCCTCCGACATATCATGCTTGCTCAAGCTCCAGCTTCCATGGCATAGAATTATTATCAACTTCTATT ACGAGGTCGACAATGAAGTGCCAGGATGCCAAAGTTTCAACAACAACATGATGGACTCTTTCGTTGGCTGCTTTCAAGCTGGCCCAAGCACGACGCGTCAGACTTGTTCTCAATGCCGGTGGCGCAAG GTCAAGTGCGAAGGTGGCAGTGAACTGCGTTGCGGCACGTGTGCTCGTCTTGGGCTGGATTGTTCGCTTGCCGCCATCGAGGAAGTTGGACCAGATTTTCACTTTGGCAAGCAACAACTGGTCTCCACCAAGCCGCGACGCCTCAGAGGCACCCGGGCGTGTAAAGCTTGTCGAGAAAAGAAAGTCCGCTGCTCCGGCACATCACCGCGATGCACAAACTGCGCGCGCCATGCTAGAGAGTGCACATACCCGACGCCGGCACGAAGTGCGAGGGCATCTTCCCCGCAGAGCACCTCTACCGAGGGAGACGAGTCCTGCGGAGTCGAAGTCGGCCAATTCCTCCCCGGCGCCGTGGAAAGCTTCTTCGAGAAGGTTTACCCTCTTCCATCCCACGCATTTCTGCACCCCGAGACGACCAGGGAGCGTTGTCGAGAGGGGAGGATTGACTCAGCCCTGGCACACGCCATCTGTGCTTTGGCGACCCTTCACTGTGGTTCGGATCTTCAGACTCGCGACAGAGCTACGCCGTGGGTTCAGACGGCGGAACAAAAGATATGGCAGCACCTCGAGAGCCCTACCATACCGCGTTTGCAGGCCCTGCTGCTCGTGATTCACTATCAAATGGAGACTGGAAAGTTCCAGAGAGCGTTCATGCTGACGGCTACTGCAGCTAGGTTTGCAGCTGCGATGCGACTGAACCATGAGAGGCCTGATCTCGACTTTGTCGCGCAGGAAGTACGCCGTAGGATCATGTGGTCGCTGAAGATTACTGAAAGGTACTTTTCAGTTGGCTTGCCCGAATTTGAAGCTTGTCCTATCGAAACGATTTACCTGCAATACCCCTCAGATGAGAATGATTTCAGCAATGATGGAGATTGTGGTGATGGGGCCTCCTATAGACTCTACGTGAGACTGGAAATAACTCGGAGGGACATTATGAAGTTGACAAGAGGAGTGACACTTTGCGACCAGCCTTTCTTGCCTTTGACGAAACTCATCGGCGACTTCGAAAGCGACCTGGGCGAGATCGGATCGCTGTTGCCAGACGGAACGAACTTTTCTATGGTCAATATCGGAGCCCTTGAAGGCGACCGATGGCTGCGGAGACGGCTATTCATGCACATTTCATTCCACCAAGCCCATTGCGACCTGTACCGAATCCTGCTTTCAGGATATCCCGAAGCAGCACCTCGCGTGGTTCTCGAGGCAGTAGACATGGACTACATCACCATGGCAGAACAAAACTGCCTTAAACATGCCACCGCCATCATTCAGATCTTGACCAGCCTCAACCAACACAGCACAGAACTTCTGCTTCTCGAATTCGACACGGCTATTTGCGCCTACCACGCCACGAGGCTCTTGCTTTTCATAGCCCGAGCACAAAGAACGCCGGGCTGTCCCTCACCAGAGTTTGCCTTGAGCCGCGCGGCTTTGTGTCTGGCTGCGCTTCAGCGTTTCTTTCCTTCCTCCGCACTGGTCAAGCCCATCATCGACGATATGGAGCGACTTTCCCGGGGCCATGCACCTCAAGAAGCCGGGATAGGCGGGCTATCGTCGCCAGAGTTTCAAGAAGGAAGACGGAATCTAGAACAGCGACTTTCAGAGGTAGCAAAAGCGAGACAGAGGCTGGCAATTCACAGTCTGCTGAGACAAGCCGACTTTACCGACGAGGATGAGGGAGACGATTACTCTTCTTCCAT AGTCGGACAGTGGCGGCAGCAGGTCCGGGATGCGTACCCCGCGAAAGAGCAGAGTTCCTACGTCCGCA CAACAAACATATTAACCGAGTATGAACTTGTGGCTCTTGTTACCATTCCTGAGTATGAAAACTCTCTGTTTCTCGTCCAG GTGCGCAATATGATGGAACCCAGTAGAGTGGAAAGCGACATCCAAGCCACCAAGAAGGCGGTTCGTGGAGCTGAAATAGA CGTTTCAGTCCGGCCTCACGGCGTTCCCGTTCTCTGGGTTGACAAGAACGTACATGTCAGGCGCCGACTCATGTCCCCTGTTGACATGACTCAACAACAAGGCAAACACGATGATGGCTCGGAGGAACAGGTCAAGAACAACATAAATTTCGAGATGGCGGGCAAGCAGAAAGAGATAAATATCGTTGAAAGTCCGCCAAGATG CAAAATGAAGTTCTCCGCCGTCATCCTCTTTGTTGCTTCAGTCGCCGCCGTTGCTCTCGATACCGATGTCCCTCCTGCGCTCAGCCAGCCTGGTCGCCGTGGTGTTGACTGCGGGGCTTGCGACAGACTGAACTTCTGCCCTGGCAAGCCCAACAACAATGTCGAGTGCGAGCTTGACGGCTGCTGCAAGAA ACAGCGCGCTTCGGATACCCATCACGGTTGCCGTATTTCTAACATGTGGGAACTTGGTGAAGTCAACGTTCAGATGATCAAAGGTCTTAGCAACCTGATCTcaactaccttaccttacccaaTACAACTGTTCAACCAATTTATTTGCCAACTCTGA
- a CDS encoding beta-glucosidase: MVKSATSFVVLALCQFIHISCATAASNGSAYLDSTRSAAERADDLLRLMSWEEKIGQLGGIRRLAETVNGKISYNETLFEEIRKTQNGQIGKPNLVILHLHVNIDHIVGFGAPQNYAHDLLPIANKVRAEQINNTRLGIPYITIADSVSGLMISGGTLFPGALSMGSTWNIPLYEQAVAAIRDENVAMGTRWVLSPEVDLAKDPRNGRNGEMFGEDSYLVGEFATHYINTMQEKDENGFVKVATTIKHWVYGSSSGGVNTASIQSGLNYILNDFGAPYVKAFREANPLSLMISYASVDQVPMSMNKYLNRKVLREMLGFKGLIMSDAGSIRNMYTQSKVAKSFADAGLKALRGGLEHELSPRPPSVFPTLINYSNDTEVMELNLTATLRSEEHLEISRKVSREAIVLLQNDGTLPLQRSEVHQIALLGPYADILNTGQYAANNASDSSYGDTFRRSLEREIGVENVKYVAGVDILRTNDSSGIEAAVNAAKEAGLAVVVLGSGWGSFDNSYESLHRTDGEGFSHPHLGFPGLQQQLLDAVINADVPTVLVLSGGQTFLLEESAKRAKAIIHTWLAGEFTADALVEILFGSVNPSGKLTITFPEADGAFPVAYDYFPSDDQGGFGTATQYDWHLPELTRYAPLRFGFGLSYTTFNISFVSLQCHSVGNNSTVSQCDKDSQVTVSATVKNTGSRDGQEVVQLYYRPEYNQIEFPVMKLIRFGKVEVAAGSSSQVSFNVPYAELGYFVDGKWQVETGLCNFWIGNTVKLALDIVVGLARAEVQSVASPAVNTTATRLAERRRDIGIESNGGD, encoded by the exons ATGGTCAAATCAGCAACCTCGTTCGTGGTCCTCGCGCTTTGTCAGTTCATTCATATTAGCTGTGCTACAGCTGCATCGAATGGATCAGCTTATCTCGACTCGACACGCTCTGCCGCAGAGCGAGCTGACGACCTCTTGCGTCTCATGTCATGGGAGGAAAAGATTGGCCAGCTCGGAG GGATAAGACGACTTGCAGAGACTGTTAACGGCAAGATATCATACAACGAAACGCTGTTCGAGGAAATCCGGAAGACTCAGAATGGGCAGATCGGTAAGCCAAATTTGGTAATCCTACATCTCCACGTCAATATTGATCATATCGTAGGCTTCGGGGCGCCTCAAAATTATGCGCATGATCTGTTGCCTATCGCCAACAAGGTTAGAGCCGAGCAAATCAACAACACTAGACTAGGCATTCCGTATATCACCATCGCCGACTCTGTTAGTGGTCTCATGATTTCCGGTGGCACTCTGTTCCCTGGCGCCCTTTCCATGGGATCGACGTGGAATATTCCTCTTTACGAACAAGCCGTAGCCGCTATTCGTGACGAAAATGTGGCGATGGGCACTCGTTGGGTGTTATCGCCCGAGGTTGACCTTGCTAAAGATCCCAGAAATGGGAGAAACGGCGAGAT GTTTGGCGAGGACAGCTACCTCGTCGGCGAATTTGCGACGCACTACATCAACACGATGCAGGAGAAAGATGAGAACGGTTTCGTCAAAGTCGCAACGACAATCAAGCACTGGGTCTACGGCTCTAGCAGCGGAGGCGTGAACACTGCGAGCATTCAGAGTGGCCTGAACTATATCCTCAATGACTTCGGAGCCCCCTATGTCAAGGCCTTTCGAGAGGCAAACCCCTTGTCACTGATGATATCATATGCCAGCGTCGATCAGGTTCCCATGTCCATGAACAAGTACCTCAACAGAAAGGTTCTTCGAGAGATGCTCGGCTTCAAAGGTCTCATCATGTCTGACGCCGGTTCGATTCGCAACATGTATACTCAGTCAAAGGTCGCCAAGTCGTTTGCGGACGCCGGACTAAAGGCTTTGCGGGGTGGGCTGGAGCACGAACTTTCACCGAGACCGCCTTCTGTATTCCCCACGCTCATCAACTATTCGAACGATACCGAGGTCATGGAACTT AATCTGACCGCGACTCTTCGCAGCGAGGAGCATCTTGAGATCAGTCGCAAGGTGTCGCGCGAGGCAATTGTGCTGCTTCAGAATGATGGCACGCTGCCTTTGCAGCGCAGCGAAGTGCACCAAATTGCCCTGCTAGGCCCTTATGCCGACATTCTCAATACCGGCCAATATGCTGCCAACAACGCCTCAGATTCCTCCTATGGCGATACCTTCCGTCGAAGTCTAGAGCGAGAAATTGGTGTGGAAAACGTCAAATATGTTGCAGGGGTTGACATCTTGCGCACGAATGACAGCTCGGGCATCGAGGCTGCTGTCAACGCAGCTAAGGAAGCGGGCCTTGCCGTTGTGGTTCTCGGGTCCGGCTGGGGGTCTTTTGACAACTCGTACGAGTCTCTTCACCGGACTGATGGGGAGGGCTTCAGTCATCCGCACTTGGGATTTCCCGGGTTGCAACAGCAGCTTCTCGATGCGGTGATCAACGCCGACGTGCCGACTGTGTTGGTACTCAGCGGGGGTCAGACATTCCTGCTGGAAGAGTCGGCCAAGAGGGCAAAGGCAATCATCCACACTTGGCTCGCCGGTGAATTCACAGCTGACGCCTTGGTGGAAATCCTCTTTGGTAGTGTGAACCCAAGTGGCAAGCTTACAATCACTTTTCCGGAAGCCGATGGCGCGTTCCCTGTGGCCTATGACTATTTCCCGTCCGATGACCAGGGTGGATTTGGGACGGCGACGCAGTATGATTGGCACTTGCCAGAACTGACACGTTATGCTCCTTTGAGATTCGGCTTTGGTTTGAGCTACACGACTTTCAACATTTCTTTCGTCTCTCTCCAATGCCACTCAGTGGGTAACAACAGCACTGTCAGTCAATGTGACAAGGACAGCCAAGTCACTGTCTCTGCGACAGTCAAGAACACGGGGTCGAGAGATGGCCAGGAGGTGGTGCAGCTTTACTATCGTCCAGAGTACAATCAAATCGAGTTCCCGGTCATGAAGCTTATTCGCTTTGGCAAGGTTGAAGTCGCAGCAGGCAGCTCCTCACAGGTCAGCTTCAATGTGCCTTACGCCGAGTTAGGTTACTTCGTCGACGGGAAATGGCAAGTCGAGACAGGACTGTGCAACTTCTGGATTGGGAACA CCGTCAAGCTCGCACTCGACATTGTTGTTGGGCTTGCCAGGGCAGAAGTTCAGTCTGTCGCAAGCCCCGCAGTCAACACCACGGCGACCAGGCTGGCTGAGCGCAGGAGGGACATCGGTATCGAGAGCAACGGCGGCGACTGA
- a CDS encoding fungal specific transcription factor gives PRHLPSRHPDGHPSPQVTSQPLPDIFQSPGRVRISYENQSIKCAWILVSPQAIRLSFLNVLPMATPQPTALQGQHKHACSLCAKRKIKCDKAEPCSNCTKTQAQCLYEGPAPPRPRKRAADEELLARLAAYEDLMRKHDVDFTPCSHGWITSGPQGRIKQDKSEAISSATSPLDHQSSTTQVLKGIPLTAERCLWSTLPAELMYPPVQCLTRKEDPLHIPTPALHVLMTTVQPELSQLHPDPRHICRFWQIFVEAVNPLLKIIHVPTLQQQVLDASWNPAGASKPLTAMLFAIYTLAVTSTSIEGCQTTFGEARSTLILRYRTAALRALIAADFLTTRNFEVLQAFVLFLFSDPDSELTSTLTGAAIRISQKMGLNRPKPDPKVSVFETEMRIRLWWQLNGLDSRVRIVKIAGMRLIPSESDFGDVRLPLNVNDADLHPEMAELPLEHPGATEMLCVLMKFETFNIIRSSSRAVKVFDVIIHGPGKDKPPSKLEDDAINEIEAIYHEKFIRHLDRNIPLHALVYTMTRLTLARFRCKVHSPRGRANSNGEVFMTREEGDLVFDWSVTWLEMMEIAMSSKFSSHFIAHMTTKFTVDVYIYIISDLRKRVSGERVTLAWKLIESLYGYHPELIENTESSFYVALGDLTLEAWEARRRELVNIQGSHETDNPPRYICLLREQRQQKIAPVAQVPAADFQSLDPLGLTDSANLDWDYWNDFLRL, from the exons CCCCGACATCTTCCTTCGCGCCATCCCGACGGGCATCCTTCACCACAAGTAACCTCACAACCGTTACCGGACATTTTCCAAAGTCCGGGAAGAGTCCGAATATCTTATGAAAATCAATCAATCAAATGTGCATGGATACTTGTTTCGCCTCAAGCAATCCGTCTCTCATTTCTCAACGTTCTGCCCATGGCGACCCCGCAACCGACAGCTCTTCAAGGGCAGCATAAGCACGCGTGCTCGCTCTGCGCAAAGAGGAAGATCAAATGCGACAAAGCTGAGCCATGTTCAAACTGCACAAAGACACAGGCACAATGCCTCTACGAAGGACCAGCTCCGCCGCGACCTCGAAAACGAGCTGCTGACGAAGAGCTCCTTGCGCGCTTGGCCGCATACGAGGACTTGATGCGGAAGCACGATGTCGACTTTACGCCGTGTTCTCATGGTTGGATTACGTCTGGGCCTCAGGGGCGGATCAAGCAAGATAAATCTGAGGCGATATCCTCTGCGACGTCTCCGCTCGATCACCAGAGCTCAACGACTCAAGTGTTGAAGGGTATTCCCTTGACAGCAGAGCG TTGTCTTTGGTCAACTCTCCCGGCAGAA CTCATGTACCCGCCCGTGCAGTGCCTCACTCGTAAAGAAGACCCTCTGCATATCCCTACGCCAGCGCTTCATGTTTTGATGACGACCGTTCAACCCGAACTTTCACAGCTCCACCCGGACCCAAGGCACATCTGCCGATTTTGGCAGATCTTTGTCGAGGCCGTCAACCCATTGTTGAAGATCATCCATGTGCCGACTCTACAGCAGCAGGTCCTGGACGCAAGTTGGAATCCGGCCGGCGCATCAAAGCCGCTTACAGCCATGCTATTCGCCATTTACACTCTAGCTGTCACCTCCACGTCCATTGAAGGCTGCCAGACTACCTTTGGCGAGGCCAGGAGCACGCTCATACTGCGCTATCGGACCGCCGCTTTGCGTGCTCTCATTGCAGCCGACTTCCTCACCACGCGAAACTTTGAGGTTTTGCAAGCCTTTGTTCTTTTTCTCTTTTCTGACCCAGATTCGGAGCTGACATCCACTCTGACCGGCGCCGCAATCAGGATCAGCCAGAAAATGGGTCTGAACAGACCAAAGCCAGATCCAAAAGTATCGGTATTCGAGACTGAAATGCGTATACGTCTATGGTGGCAGTTGAACGGGTTGGATTCTAGAGTGAGAATCGTCAAAATTGCGGGCATGCGACTCATACCATCCGAAAGTGATTTCGGCGATGTCCGCCTCCCGCTCAACGTCAACGACGCCGACTTGCATCCGGAAATGGCGGAACTGCCACTGGAGCACCCGGGGGCAACGGAAATGCTCTGCGTGTTGATGAAGTTTGAGACCTTTAACATCATCAGATCCTCCAGTAGAGCTGTCAAGGTCTTTGATGTCATCATACACGGCCCTGGGAAAGACAAGCCTCCATCAAAACTAGAAGATGATGCGATCAACGAGATTGAGGCCATTTACCACGAAAAGTTCATTCGGCACCTGGATAGGAATATTCCTCTCCATGCTCTGGTGTATACCATGACCAGGCTCACGCTAGCTCGCTTCCGGTGCAAGGTGCACAGCCCGCGAGGCCGGGCTAATAGCAATGGGGAGGTGTTCATGACGCGCGAGGAGGGTGATCTGGTTTTCGACTGGAGTGTGACTTGGCTGGAGATGATGGAGATTGCTATGAGCAGCAAGTTCTCCTCGCACTTTATCGCGCATATGACGACGAAATTCACCGTGGATGTCTACATCTATATCATTAGTGATCTCCGCAAGAGGGTCTCTGGTGAGCGGGTCACGTTGGCTTGGAAGCTTATAGAGAGTCTCTACGGATATCATCCGGAACTGATTGAGAACACGGAGAGTTCCTTCTATGTGGCGCTAGGGGACTTGACATTGGAAGCTTGGGAGGCTAGGAGGAGAGAGTTGGTCAATATCCAGGGGAGTCATGAGACCGATAATCCGCCCCGGTATATTTGCTTGCTTCGGGAACAGAGGCAACAGAAAATTGCGCCAGTTGCACAGGTGCCTGCGGCAGACTTTCAAAGTCTTGACCCTCTGGGACTCACCGATTCGGCAAACTTGGACTGGGACTATTGGAATGATTTTTTACGACTGTAG
- a CDS encoding GMC oxidoreductase, with product MGLYSKLADDITEVDVIIAGGGTAACVLAGRLAAADPQLSILVIEGGTNNRDVPNVVHPAFFLDHLAPTSKTAIFYQGNVSDKLAGRGPIVPAGGILGGVSYTENEL from the exons ATGGGTCTCTACAGCAAGCTGGCGGATGATATTACAGAGGTGGACGTGATCATTGCTGGAG GCGGAACAGCAGCTTGCGTCCTCGCTGGTCGTCTCGCGGCCGCCGACCCTCAATTGTCCATCCTCGTCATTGAAGGCGGCACGAACAACCGCGATGTTCCCAATGTCGTCCACCCCGCCTTCTTTCTGGACCACCTTGCCCCGACGAGCAAGACCGCAATCTTTTACCAGGGCAACGTATCCGACAAGCTGGCAGGTCGCGGTCCCATTGTCCCGGCTGGAGGAATACTCGGTGGCG tatcgtaTACCGAAAATGAGCTCTAA
- a CDS encoding GMC oxidoreductase, with amino-acid sequence YTRAQKSDFDSWATPGWSSADLWPYLKRFETYHGNGDPAHHGSSGPVHVSSGGFRVESAEDDILAAAKQTGYPEIRDLQNLEANSGYERWMRYVSPEGRRQDAAHTFLHPLLEDGKHPNLHVLVESKVIGVLFDDHKRAVGVEYTPNSDYQAVLNTTQQPVRSVKAKKMVVVSCGACGTPGVLERSGLGSKKILDKAGVPVVADLPGVGSNYQDHNLVLMPYKTALKPEETLDNIFSGRISHEDAIAKKDKMLGWNGVDVVSKIRPTEEEVKKLGPEFEKAWEKDFKNDPNRPVMLTGFLHGFLGDHAAIPQGQYTTVANYTAYPYSRGSIHITGPALTDPLDFETGFFSDPDDLDLKKQIWAYKHSREVARRTALYRGEVAGGHPSFAADSKAALVESVSADAYKNVKPIEYSKEDDKAIEQFLRENINTTWHSLGTTKMAPRDDGGVVDSSLSVYGVEGLKVVDLSIVPENVGANTNNTAFVVGEKAADIIAKDLGIIIAPKL; translated from the exons TACACCCGTGCCCAAAAGTCTGACTTTGATTCATGGGCGACACCCGGCTGGTCTTCGGCAGACCTTTGGCCTTACCTGAAGCGCTTCGAGACGTACCACGGTAACGGCGACCCGGCCCACCACGGCTCTTCTGGCCCGGTGCATGTGTCTTCGGGAGGCTTCCGTGTCGAGAGTGCCGAGGATGATATCCTGGCCGCCGCAAAGCAGACTGGCTACCCTGAGATTCGGGACTTGCAGAACCTAGAGGCAAACAGCGGCTATGAAAGGTGGATGAGATACGTCTCGCCTGAAGGGAGACGACAGGATGCCGCACACACTTTCCTGCACCCACTTCTCGAGGATGGAAAGCACCCGAACCTTCACGTGCTGGTGGAGTCAAAGGTGATCGGCGTCCTGTTTGACGACCACAAGCGTGCCGTCGGAGTCGAGTACACTCCCAACTCAGACTACCAGGCTGTCTTGAACACCACACAACAACCGGTCCGGAGCGTCAAGGCAAAGAAGATGGTGGTCGTGTCGTGCGGCGCCTGCGGAACCCCCGGCGTTCTCGAGCGCTCTGGCCTAGGAAGCAAGAAGATCCTGGACAAGGCTGGCGTTCCCGTTGTGGCGGATTTGCCTGGCGTGGGAAGCAACTATCAAGATCACAATCTTGTTTTGATGCCCTACAAGACGGCGTTGAAGCCGGAGGAGACGCTGGATAACATCTTTAGCGGGCGCATAAGCCACGAGGATGCGATTGCCAAGAAGGACAAGATGCTGGGCTGGAACGGTGTCGATGTCGTCAGTAAGATCCGGCCCACTGAGGAAGAGGTAAAGAAGCTCGGTCCCGAGTTCGAAAAGGCATGGGAGAAGGACTTCAAGAATGACCCCAACAGACCTGTCATGCTTACTGGTTTCCTTCACGG GTTCCTGGGCGACCACGCCGCCATCCCGCAAGGCCAGTACACCACAGTCGCAAACTACACGGCGTACCCCTACTCCCGCGGTAGCATCCACATCACCGGCCCCGCCCTAACGGATCCCCTCGACTTTGAGACCGGATTCTTTAGCGATCCTGACGACCTGGACCTCAAGAAGCAGATCTGGGCCTACAAGCACTCGCGCGAGGTCGCCCGCCGCACAGCCCTCTACCGCGGCGAAGTCGCCGGCGGACACCCTTCCTTTGCTGCGGACTCCAAGGCCGCGCTTGTCGAGTCCGTCTCGGCGGACGCGTATAAGAACGTCAAGCCGATTGAGTATTCTAAGGAAGACGACAAGGCGATTGAACAGTTCTTGAGGGAGAACATCAACACGACGTGGCATTCTCTTGGAACGACCAAGATGGCGCCGCGGGATGATGGGGGTGTTGTTGATTCTTCGTTGAGCGTGTACGGTGTTGAGGGACTCAAGGTTGTTGACTTGAGTATTGTGCCTGAGAATGTTGGTGCTAATACGAACAACACGGCATTTGTGGTCGGCGAGAAGGCGGCGGATATCATTGCAAAGGATTTGGGCATTATCATCGCGCCAAAGTTGTAA